The following proteins are co-located in the Oryzias melastigma strain HK-1 linkage group LG8, ASM292280v2, whole genome shotgun sequence genome:
- the pick1 gene encoding PRKCA-binding protein yields the protein MFTDMDYDLEEDKLGIPTVPGTVTLKKDANNLIGISIGGGAQYCPCLYIVQVFDNTPAAVDGTLAAGDEITGVNGKPVKGKTKVEVAKMIQAVQGESVIHYNKLQADPKQGKSLDIVLKKVKHRLVENLSSGTADALGLSRAILCNDGLVKRLEELEKTAELYKGLMEHTKRLLRAFFELSQTHRAFGDVFSVIGVREPQAAASEAFVKFADAHRNIEKYGIQLLKTIKPMLHDLNTYLHKAIPDTKLTIRKYLDVKFEYLSYCLKVKEMDDEEYSSIAMGEPLYRVSTGNYEYRLILRCRQEARARFAKMRKDVLEKIELLDQKHVQDIVFQLQRFVSGMSHYYDECYAVLKEADVFPIEVDLSRTTINYSSQSLSYTEDEDEEAGEDSGNRQAENGAEKLIDDD from the exons ATGTTCACAGACATGGACTATGACTTGGAGGAGGATAAACt GGGAATCCCCACTGTTCCCGGCACCGTGACTCTAAAGAAAGATGCTAATAATCTTATTGGCATCAGTATAGGAGGTGGAGCACAATACTGTCCTTGTCTATACATTGTCCAG GTTTTCGATAACACCCCCGCAGCTGTGGATGGGACTCTGGCAGCAGGAGATGAAATCACTGGTGTGAACGGGAAACCAGTGAAAGGGAAAACGAAGGTGGAGGTGGCTAAGATGATTCAGGCTGTCCAG GGAGAATCAGTGATCCACTACAACAAGCTGCAGGCTGACCCCAAACAGGGGAAGTCTCTGGATATAG TGTTGAAGAAAGTCAAACATCGCCTCGTGGAGAACTTAAGCTCCGGCACAGCAGACGCTCTGGGACTGAGCAGAGCTATTCTCTGTAACG ATGGGTTAGTAAAAAGACTGGAAGAGTTGGAGAAAACAGCAGAGCTCTACAAAG GGCTGATGGAGCACACCAAGAGGCTGCTGCGAGCCTTTTTTGAGCTTTCTCAAACTCACAGAG CTTTTGGAGACGTCTTCTCAGTCATCGGCGTGCGAGAGCCTCAGGCTGCAGCCAGCGAGGCTTTTGTGAAGTTTGCAGACGCTCATCGCAACATCGAGAAATACGGCATCCAGCTGCTAAAAACCATCAAGCCT ATGCTCCATGATCTGAACACATACCTTCACAAGGCCATCCCTGACACCAAACTCACCATCCGCAAGTATCTGGACGTGAAGTTTGAATACCTG tCCTACTGCTTAAAGGTGAAGGAGATGGATGATGAAGAGTACAGCAGTATT GCCATGGGAGAACCTCTGTATCGCGTCAGCACAGGAAACTACGAGTACCGCTTGATCCTGAGGTGTCGACAGGAAGCTCGCGCTCGCTTTGCTAAGATGAGAAAGGACGTCCTGGAGAAGATCGAGCTGCTGGATCAGAAACATG TTCAGGACATCGTGTTCCAGCTGCAGCGCTTCGTCTCTGGCATGTCCCATTACTACGATGAGTGCTACGCCGTCCTCAAAGAGGCGGACGTCTTCCCCATCGAGGTGGACCTCTCTCGTACCACGATTAACTACAGCAGCCAGTCCCTCTCGTACACTGAAGATGAAGACGAAGAGGCCGGGGAGGACAGCGGGAACAGACAAGCCGAGAACGGAGCAGAAAAACTAATTGATGACGATTGA